Below is a genomic region from Granulicella sp. L56.
CTGCAGTTCGGCACGAATGTTCTGGGCCACTTCGCCCTTACCGGGTTACTGCTTCCTCTGCTGCAAAAGGCTGTTGCCGAAGCGCCACGCATCGTCACCATTGCATCGATCGCCCATAAGCGTGGGCGGCTGAACTTCGACGATCTGCAATACAAGCAAAATTACGCTCCCATGAAGACGTACCAGCAATCGAAGCTGGCGAACCTGATGCTCGCGTTGGAGATGGAACGCCGGTTGCGTGCCTCAGGCTCAACCATTCTGAGCGTCGCGGCGCATCCGGGAATCGCCAACACCAATCTCTTTCAGACTGGGCATCACTCTGCGGTCGAGAATGCTGTTCGCAGAGTGATGGGGCATCTCATCGGCGCGTTTCTCAACACTGAGGCGGAAGGCGCGCTGCCTACGCTGTATGCGGCAACGTCTTCCGCAGTGACGGGCGGCGACTACTATGGCCCGCAGGGCTTTCAGGAGATGTCTGGCGAGGAGATTGGGCCCGCAAAGATAATGCCGCAGGCAAACGATACAGCGGCAGCGGCGCGTCTGTGGGATGTTTGTGAGGAGCTTTCGGGCGTTAAGTTTTTATAGAGGCCATCGCCGCTCGCGATACGGATGGCAAAATCCTCTTCTGCCGTCGCTGCTTTCGCATATACTCATCCGGGTAACGGGCCCCGTAGTGACAGGTATCTCCAATGGAGTTCACTGAGACACTTTTGGCCCAGCAGCAGGTGGTTCGCCTGCAGGCATTGCTGGAGGCAAGCCGTCAGATACACTCGACCATCGAGCTGGACGAGGTACTGTGCATTGCGCTTCAAATCGTTGTTCGTGAGCTTGAGCTGGCGGGTGCGTTCTTTACTGCGTTCGGGCAAACATACGGCGATGTTCCAGCCGATCTGAAAGAGTCGCTGAGTGTAGGTGAAGCTGCATCGCTGATGGCTGGCGATTCGTGGCTGCGGTTTCCGCTTTGCGATAAGCAGAAGAGCCGCTTCGCAGACCTTGTCGTCCTGCTGCCTGAGGGGCGCGCACTGGACCTGGACGAGATCGATTTTCTGGAAGCGCTTTCGATGCAGGCCGCGGTCGCCATCGAGAACGCCCGGTTCCATGTGCGCACCGTCGAGTGGCAGCGCATCGAGAGCGATCTTGCATCGGCGCGGCTGGTTCAGCAGAGCCTGCTTCCGCAAGAGATGCCGCGGGTCCCCGGCTATACTCTTGCCGCGCGCTCGGTGACCTGCTACGAAGTGGGCGGCGACTATCTTGATATTGTCACGATGCCTTCTGGCGACATTGCGATTGTTCTCGGTGATGTTGCGGGCAAGGGGCTGACGTCTGCCCTGGTGGGCATGTCGTTTCGTTCGGCGTTCCGTGCGATGTTGCAGGCTGACCTTTCGCTGGCCGAGATTGCGACGCGGATGAACCTGCTTCATTACAACGAAGGCGCGGAGTCTCGGCGCCGCTATGTCACGGCATTTCTGCTGTGGCTCAGTCCCGGCAGCAATACGATTGAGGTAGTCAATGCAGGGCACAATCCAGCGTTCTTGATGACGGGAGACCATAAGCTGCATAAGATTGCGGCCTCGGGAACACCGATTGGAATGCTTCCCTTCTCGACCTATCTGGCCGAAAAATATGTGCTTGGAAGCTCGGCGAGACTGCTAGTCTACACAGACGGATTGACCGAGGTGTTTCGCGGCGAAGAGGAGTTTGGGGAAGAGCGTCTTCTTCAGGCCTTCTCCGATTGCGCGGAACGAACCCCGGAGGCAACGCTGACTTCGTTGTGGAACACGCTGGAGCGGTTCTCCGAGGGACAAGAGCAGACCGATGACATGACCGCACTTGTACTGTCGAGAGATCCTCATCACGGAGATTGCCAATGACAGAGAACAATCCGGGCATCATCGAACTTCACATTCCGTCGCGGCTGGGCTACGAAAAGATAGCCATGAATACTGCCGCGAGCACAGCCCGGATGATGGGCTTTACCGACGAACGCGTCGAAGACCTGAAGACCGCCGTGGCCGAGGCCTGCATCAACGCCATGGAGCACGGCAATAAGTTTGACGAGTCGCTCAGTGTCGGGGTCATCCTATCGATGAGTGATGACTCGCTCGAAGTGAAGGTGGTCGACACCGGCGCAGGCACTCAGGGCCATGGAACGGCGCCTGACATCGACAAGAAGATGCATGAAGAGGAGAAGGCACGCGGCATGGGCATGTTTCTGATCCAGGCCCTGGTCGATGAGGCGGAGTGGGTCAGTTCGCCGCCGACCGGAAGCTATGCACGCATGGTCATCCGTCTTCATCCCGCAAGCGAATCGCTCGAAAGGAAATAAGCCATGCAGGAAAAAAGCACGCAGGTAAGACTGGACGAGGTGCCATGCGGTACAGGTGCTGCCATCACGGTGCTCCGCTTTGCGGGCGACATCACGAGTGCCTCACAAGCCGCGGTGCTCGGCACCTACCAGGCACTGCCGGAAGACGTGCATCGCATTCTGCTCGATTTCTCAAAGGTGGAGTATCTCAATTCGAGCGGCATCGCTCTCGTCATTCAATTGATGATCGCGGCCAGTAAACACGGCCAGACCATCAAGACGTTTGGCCTCTCGCCGCACTTTCAGAAGGTCTTCACCATGGTGGGCATCACGAAATACACCAGCCTTCATCCGGATGAGCAGGCCGCGTGCGCTGCGTTTACGGCTTGATGCGCGATTTGACCGACTATAGCTGTCCCCTCCGGGTGTCCTCATGCAAGTCGGGAAGGAACGCAGATTCCCTTCGGGAATGACAAACAAGGGAAGCGACACCTGAGAGGAAATAGCTGTAGAGAAAGCCGAGCACCGAGGCTCGAGCGGCTCAGGTCACAGCCATGACCGGCTCTACGTGCGTGACGGTCTTTGGCTCGCTGCTGCGCTCGATTCGAAGCACGAGAATGTCGTCTTCCTGTCCGAACTCCTGGGCTGCTGTCGCCAGCTCGGCGGCAGTGATGGGATGGCTCAACATCCGGTCGATGCGCTCGAACCCAAACAGCAGGCCATGCTGGTTCTGCGCCTCTGCGATTCCGTCGGACATCAGCATCAGCGTATCGTCCATCTTCAATTTGAAGTACATCACGGGAAACTCGGTGCCGGCCACAATGCCCAGCGGGAGCGAGCCTTCCATCTGCATCTCCCGCCCGTTGAGATAGGGAGGAAGGTGGCCAGCATTCGCGAGCGTCACCATGCCATCGGCTGCGATGCGCAGCATCAGGCAGGTGGCGCTGGCGTGTTCGCGGTCGCACAGCTCCGCGTTGAGTGAGTTCAATACGCTCAATGGATCGGAGTCGTGCTGCACGGTGGAACGGATCGCGCCGACGATCAGTGCCACCAGCATTCCCGCCTGCAGCCCTTTGCCGGTCACGTCTCCCACCACGATCAGCACGCTGCCGTCATGCTCGCCGGGAATGATCTGGAAGAAATCGCCGCCAACCTCGCGTGCGGGGCGGTACTCGCTCTCGATGCTCAATCCCGCGATGGTCGGCGACTTCTCGGGGATCAGTACCTGCTGCACATGCTGCGCCTGCTTGATCTCGAGCCGCCATTGCTCCTGCCTGCGCTGCGAGTGCAGAAAGCGCCGCGACAGCATGACCGTGACCAGCAGCAGCGAAAGCATGGTGGAGACGGTGCCCAGCGAGATCTGGAAGCCGAAGAGCGAGAACTCCGTCGGGACATGAATCAGGCGCAGCTCATGTTGATACTGCGAGATCGCGGCCAGCAGCACAGCGGGAAGCGCCAACCATCCCTCGGCTCCGTGCCTGCGGATGCCTTGATAGGTCACCCAGAAGAGCAGCACCGCCAAGGCGAGTTTCACCACCAGAAGAAACGGCACCAGATAGGTTGCCGCATGGACAGGAATTAACTGTCCATAGAGAGGAGGACGCAGCAACGCTGTTCCCATCGCCAGCAGAAGCACGAAACCCCACACCTCCCGATGCAGCCTGCCCATGCGCTCCAGACGAAACCAGTAGCCCCAGAAGACGACCCACAGGCCGATGCGTACCGGTGTCAGGATGTCGTCGATCAGAATGACGCTGGGCGACTGGCCGATCAACGCTGTGAAATTTACGAGGAGGACAATCGAGTTGCCGATCAGGGTAATCAGCGAGACAAGCGCGAGCCAGCGATAGGCTGCCTCCGTGCGGTCGAGCGAGAAGAGGCTCAGGGCCACGGCCAGGGCCAGCAGCAGGATCAACATTTCCAGAAAGCCACTGCCTACGCCGTGAGCGACGTCGTCCCAGCCTAAGCGAATCTGTGCCGCAATCGCCGAGGCGTGTCCCAGCACAGGAGGCTCGTGCAGGCCGCCTGCATCGGGGCTATTGAAGGGAGTGGCGCTATCCATCCACATGCGAATCGCAAGTGTGATGCGGCCGCTGCGAAGATCGGGCGGCAGACGAAAGGCGCGGGGAAGCGTGCTGTAGGCGGTGACTCCATGGGAGGTGAACTTGCCGAAGGTGCCGATCGGCTGGCCGTTGACGTAGACCTGGTAGGCGTCGTCGGCGTTGTCGGGCATCTTCAACGCCAGCGGATCGTCCGCTCCCTGCACATCGATGGTCAGCCGATACCATGCGTAGCCGGAGTAGCCCGCGAAGCCGCGGTCGGTCCAGCCGGGAATGTATCCGCTGCTGCCCAGCGTGGCGTCCGCCGTACCGGGCGGCGGCGTCAGGTCCATCTCGGTCCAGCCGGAGTCGTCAAAGCCCGGCTGGGCCCAGGCCATGTTATCGCCGGTGTGAAACCTCCAGGGGCCGGAGAGCTCTACCGCCGCATTGCCCAGCGTGACCTGCATGCCAACAGAGCTGTTTTGTGCCGCGAGCAGTTGACCGCCGCATGGCAGCAACAACAAGAGGCATAGCCAAAAACGGCGCATAGGCAGACCTCCTGAAAGCAATCACGAAGGCAGACGGAAGACGGCTCAGGAGAACAGCGATGCGCGAAGTGCGCGCGATCGTTCGCCGTAGAGCAGGCAGCCGAAGAACAAGATCCCGGTGGACAGCAGCACCATCGACCGCGGCTCGGGTGTCAGAACCGTCGCCGTCACGGAACCAGTGGGGAAATCGGTCGGAGGAACGACACCGTCTTCGGTGATGAAGAAGTAGTCACCGTTATGGATGACTCCATCGGAGAAGCCCAGATCGTACGATCCGTTTGCAGGATTCACGGGACAGTCTGTCGCGCTGAAGATATTGTCGGAGAGCGCAGGCGCACAACTCGCGGGCTGCCCGGTCAACACGCCGCCGCTCGGGAAGGAGAAGTCCAGGCCAGTCCAGGCCAGTCCCGATACGTTGCGCCCCGCGAAGCATCCGTCCGCCGTCATGCCCGACGGCAGCTCGCCGGCGATACAGGCAGTGAAGGAGACGCTGAACGAGGTTGAAGAGATGGGAAAGAGCGGATAAGAAGGGTCCGTCGGGGGCGTCGGGTCCAGAACCTTGATATGAAAGTCCACAGGATCTGCTTTAGCCAGACCTGTGCATCCAAAAACCAATGCGATTAAAACCAGACAGTGAAGAGCTTTCATGGCTGACTCCTTTTCTCTTTTCTCTCAAAATTTCTCTTGATGTCTCACCGTGAAAAGAGGGGAGGAAAGATCGGGGGGCCGGCACGTGAGACGACTTCTATGAAACCCACTATAGGAGTACTCTTTACGCGAGTCAATCAAATCATCTCGTCGAGAATCATAGACAACGACAAAGGCAAGAACGAAATACAGGGGTCTCTCCGCTCCGGTCGAGATGACGTGGGGTTGCAGTTTGGTGGCTCCTATCGAAAGCGTGAGTGCTTGCGGTGAGGCGCGCCAGCGGAGCCGCAGGGACGGTAGTATGTCAGGCAGAAATACTTCGATGTTTGCAGGCAGCACGAAGCGGTCGCGCCGTATCGGCCATTGATCAAAACCAGCTAAAATTTTCTGAAGAATTGGGAGCAATCCTCTGTGGACCAGGCCTCTGCCGACGAAGTGACCGCCAACCTGCGCAAACGCTGGCTGCTGCTTCTGCCCGCGGTCTTTGTGACCTACAGCCTTGCCTATCTCGACCGTGCCAACTACGGATTCGGCGCGGCGGCGGGGCTGGCCACGACGCTGCACATCACCGATTCGCAGACCGCGCTGCTGGGCTCGCTCTTCTTTCTGGGATACTTTTTCTTCCAGGTACCGGGCATCGCCTATGCGCGACGCAGGAACACCAGCAAGCTGATCTTTTTCACGCTGATCGTATGGGGCGTGCTGGCAGCGCTGACCGGCGTCATCCGCAGCTTCTGGCTGCTGGCCATCGACCGCATGTTGCTGGGCGTCGCGGAGAGCCTGATCTTTCCCGCGATGCTGCTTCTGCTGACCAACTGGTTCACGCGCTCGGAGCGTTCGCGCGCCAACGCTATTCTGATCCTCGGCAACCCCGTCACCATCCTGTGGATGTCGGCCATCACCGGCTTCCTCATCCGCTCATTCGGCTGGCAGATGACGTTTATCCTCGAAGGCGCTCCCTCCATCGTATGGGCCTTTGTCTGGTTGCTGATCGTCCGCGACCGACCTGAAAAGGCGTCGTGGATGAGCGCTGAGGCAAGTGCATCTCTGCGCCGTCAGCTCGCCGCCGAGCAAGCGGCGTTGCCTAAAGTGGGCAGCTTGAGCAAGGCCCTCCTGCGACCTGACGTGCTTCTGCTCTCGGCGCAATATTTCTGCTGGAGCCTCGGCGTCTACGGCTTTATTCTCTGGCTGCCCACCATCATTCGCCAGGGCAGTTCTCTGGGCATCGGAGCTACCGGCCTGCTGAGTGCGATACCGTACCTGCTCGCCGTGCTGACGATGATTCTGGTGGCCTATCTCTCGGACAAGAGCCTGCGCCGCCAATCGCTGGTGTGGCCCTTTCTTCTTCTCTCCGGGATTGCTCTGCTTGGCTCTTTCGTCCTGGCCGCGCATAGCTTCTGGCTGGCCTATGGTTGTCTCATTCTTGCGGGCGGCGCGATGTTTGCGCCCTATGGTCCCTTCTTCGCAATCCTTCCTGAGATTATTCCCAGCAATGTCTGCGGCGAGGCGATGGCGTTGGTCAACAGCTTCGGAGCGCTGGGAGCATTCTTCGGCTCGTGGATCGTGGGCCTGCTGCAGGCACGTACCGGAAATGCGCGTGCGGGTTATCTTTTGATGGCCATCTCCCTGATCGTCTCCGGATTTATCATGATCCTCGGGTTCGGCAAGCCTGCGCCTGCAAGCACACGACAGTTGGATGAAGTTAGTCTTGATGCAGAGATCGCTGCCCCACGCATACCATAAACAGAGCAAGCCAACCCGGAGCCAACAACATCCCACCGATCCCCATCACGTCCATTCTTGAGAGCCCCGGCTTCGATCACAGCGCCGTGAAGACGCACGCCGCCGGTCCGCAGGGCGCACTGCCCATCACGCCCGAGATGCTGCTCACCCAACCCTCCGGCAATCTCTTCGGCCTGAGCCAGAATGCTGGCATGGGATGGGAGCCGCGACGGCTGCTCGACCCGGAGTTCCTCATCCTGAGCACCCATGGCGGTGTCCGCGCCGCTGACGGCACGCCCATCGCGCTGGGCTTCCATACCGGACACTGGGAGGTGGGCCTGCTGGTCTCCGAGGCCGCACGCGAGCTGCGCGCGCAACACTGCATCCCCTTTGCCGGGGCCTGCACCGATCCCTGCGATGGCCGAACGCAGGGCACCGAAGGCATGTTCGACTCGCTGCCGTATCGCAACGACGCCGCAATCGTGCTGCGACGCCTGATGCGTTCGCTGCCTACGCGAAAGGGAGTCCTCGGCGTCGCCACCTGCGACAAGGGCCTGCCCGCCATGATGATGGCGCTGGCCTCCTCGGGTAAAGTTCCGAGCATCCTTATCCCCGGAGGGGTCACGCTGCTGCCTGACGACGGCGAAGATGCAGGCAAGGTGCAGACCATTGGCGCACGCTTCGCGCAGAAGCAGATCACGCTGGAGTATGCCGCCGACATCGGCTGCCGCGCCTGTGCGTCGCCCGGTGGAGGCTGCCAGTTTCTCGGCACTGCGGCCACCGCGCAGGTTGTAGGCGAAGCGCTTGGCCTCTCTCTGCCGCACACTGCGCTTGCGCCATCGGGCCAGCCCATCTGGCTCGACGCCGCGCAACGCTCTGCCCGCGCTATTCTGCGCATGACTCAAACTGCGATGGGGACGAATGAAGTTCTCACAAGTGCGGCCATTCAAAACGCGATGGTGCTGCACGCTGCCTTCGGCGGCTCGACCAACCTGCTGCTGCATCTGCCCGCCATTGCACATGCCGCCGGACTGCCCCGACCAACTGCCGCAGACTGGACGGAGGTCAACCGCAATACGCCGCGGCTGGTTGATGCGCTGCCCAATGGACCTCGTCACTTCGCCACCGTGCAGGTCTTCCTCGCTGGAGGCGTGCCTGAGGTCATGCTGCATCTGCGACGTGCCGGGCTGCTCGACACCAGCGTCAAGACTGTTGCAGGAACCACGCTCGACGAGTGCCTGAACTGGTGGCAGGACAGTGCGCGCCGCCGTCAGCTCAAAGAACAATTGCTCGCGCAAGACGGCATCGACGCCGACGACGTCATCATGTCTCCTGATGTCGCTCGCGCTCGAGGGCTGACCTCGACTGTTTGTTTTCCTTCCGGCAATCTTGCTCCTGAGGGCAGCGTCATCAAGAGCACTGCCATCGACCCTTCGCTTATCGACGAAGACGGAGTCTATCGGCATCGCGGAGCTGCTCGCGTCTTCATCACCGAGACCTCCGCTATTCAGGCCATCAAGGCCGGGACTGTGCTCGAAGGCGATGTGATGGTGCTGATCTGCGGTGGCCCTCTCGGTGCGGGGATGCAGGAGATCTATCAGATCACTGCCGCGCTCAAGGCCCTTCCCCACTGCAAACATGTTGCGGTGCTGACCGACGCTCGCTTCAGCGGAGTCTCCACTGGAGCCTGCATCGGCCACATCTCTCCCGAAGCTCTGGCTAACGGCCCTATTGGCCGTATTCACGATGGCGACATCATCGAAATTGTCGTCGATCGCAACGCCCTCGCCGGAACCGTCGACCTCGTCGGCGAGAAGGGCGAACTCTTTTCTTCCGAAGAAGGCAACAAGCGCCTCTCTGCCCGTCCGCCACGACCTGATCTCGCACCGCACCCAGCGCTTCCAAACGATACTCGTCTGTGGGCCGCGCTGGTGCAGGCAAGCGGCGGAGTCTGGGGCGGATGCGTCTACGACACCGAAATGATCCTCGCTCGGCTCGCTTCATCGACATCCAAAACAGAAAGGTCAGATACGTGAGACTCTATCGCACTCAGCAAGGCCCCTACCTCCTCAACGACAACTTCTACTACCTCATCGAAGACACGTCGTGGGATGCATTGATCACCCGCGAAGACCTGCACGACTTCTGCCGCTCCGTCGTCGAGCGCGGCGAACGCACGAAGGCATTTGCCTATGGCACCCTTCTGGCGCCGATCGAGAACCAGGAGGTCTGGGCCGCCGGAGTGACTTACTACCGCAGCCGCAGCGCGCGCATTGAAGAGTCGAAGGACGCAGGCGGCGGCGACTTCTACGATCGCGTGTACTCCGCTGCGCGCCCCGAGCTCTTCTTCAAAGCGACAGGCGCTCGCGTCGTCGGCCCCAACAGCAACGTAAAGATTCGCAGTGACGCTACGTGGTCGGTGCCTGAGCCTGAGCTTACGTTGCTGATCAGCCCCAAGGGAACGATCCTCGGCTACACCATCGGCAACGATATGAGCTCGCGCGACATCGAGGGCGAAAACCCGCTGTATCTTCCCCAGGCCAAGGTCTATGACGGAAGCTGCGCGCTCGGCCCCTGCATTCTCGTCAACCCCGAGCCCCTGCCGGCAGCGACTCGCATTGCCATCCAGATTGTGCGTAACGGCGAGACCGCCTTCTCCGGCAGCACTTCTCTCTCGGAGCTGAAGCGCGATCCTAAAACTCTGGTCAGCTTCCTCTTCCGCGACAACAGCTTTCCGAAGGGCTGTTTTCTCATGACCGGCACCGGCATCGTTCCACCCGACTCCTTCACGCTCGCCAGCGGAGACCAGATTCGGATCGTAATCGATCCCATCGGCACCCTCGCCAATGATGTAGGCTGAGTTACCCTGCGCCGCGAAAGTTAGCAGGAAAGGGTGCACCACTGCGATACTTAAAAAGAAGTCGAATCATCCTTTAAAAGAGTCAAATCACTAAGCCGATGGCGATCACCTCCTCCCCAAAATCGGGCTCGTTCGAACGCACGCTGGCAAGTGCGCGTTCTACCATGCTCTTTAGCGAAGTGGTGCGGCTCGCGATCGACAGCTTTCGCGCCAATAAGATCCGCTTTTTGTTGACGATGCTCGGCATGGTCATCGGCTCGGCCTCCATCATCCTGGTCGTTACCATTGGCAAGACCGGCAAGCAATATGCCTTAAATGAACTCACCAGCATCGGTCCCAACAAGGTCGAGATGCAGTATGTCGGCGGCACCATTGCCGGGCCGAACAATACCACCACCCCCGACCTGATGACCTACGAGGACATGAATGCTGTCCTCGAACAGGTGCCGGACATCGTCGCTTCGTCGCCGATGCTTGAGGTCCATTACAACGTCGGCATCGGCGGCGGCGTCACCAAGGACGCCATGCTGCTGGGGGTCTCGCCGGAGTACAAGAAAGTACGAAACCTCGAAGTGGTTGCAGGGCGGTTCTTCGACGATCAGGACACCGTCACCCGCACCAAGGTCGCCGTCATCGTCGAGCCCTTCGCCAAGGCGCTGTTCGGCAGCAGCGCTGGAGCGATCGCCCACAACATCACGGTAGAGGGAATCCCGTTCGTCATCATCGGCGTCTTCAAGGAAAGCGTCGCCACCTTCGGCCTCTCGGAGATCAGCGAGCAGACGCTGCTCGTGCCCTATCCTGTCGCTCGCTACTTTACCGGCAGCGACAAGGTGAAGGAGATCTTCTTCACGATGCGCGACCCGGCAGACGTGCTTCCAGCATCGAAACAGATTCTGGCAATCATCAAGAGCCGCCATCGGTCGTCCTCTGCCTACTTTCCGTTCATCATGACGGGATTTCTGAGCATCATGGCAAAGATCGCCGACATGCTTACCATTGTGCTGTCTTTGGCTGCCGGGATCACGCTGATCGTCAGCGGCGTCGGCATCATGAACAGCATGTTGGCGAACGTGCAGGCCCGCCTCAAGGAGATCGGCATCCGCAAGGCCCTGGGCGCCACCAGCCTTGAGATTCGTATGCAGTTTCTTACCGAGGCTGTATTCCTCTCGCTGGCCGGAGGGCTTGTCGGCACCGTGCTGGGGCTGGCGCTGCCACTTTCGGTTAGCCTGCTGACGCCCTACAAAATTCCTATCAGCCTCTGGTCAGCGGTGATCGCTCTTGGCACTTCCATGCTGGTCGGCATTCTCTTCGGAACACTCCCGGCCAACCGCGCGGCAAAGCTCGACCCGGTGCAGACCCTCAAGTACGAGTAACTTCCCGAAGAAAGACGAAATACAGGGGTCTCTCCACTCCGCAACAGACGATGGAGCTGTCCGTTGCTCCGGTCGAGATGACGTGAATGGCGAAGTTGCGGATAGAGTTTCTGGACAGTTTTCTGGCTTTGCCCAAAACAAAAAGCGCATCTACCTTCGTGGATAAATCCTCGAAGGCAGATGCGCCTTTCAAAGCGATAAAACGAACTACTCGGCTGCGGCGACTGCTTCGGCTTCGGGCTGATCGCCCTTGACCGTGACCTTGATGTGGCTGGTCACTTCGCGATGCAGCTTGACCGGCACATGGTACTCGCCGATGGTCTTGAGCGGCTCTTCAAGCGAGATCTTGCGGCGGTCGATCTTGAAACCCTTCTCTTCGAGCTGGTGCGCGATGTCGCCCGAGGTGACCGAGCCAAAGAGATGCTCGTGCTCGCCGACCTTGCGCTCGAATACCAGTTCGACTTCGTTGAGCTGGTTGGAGAGTCCCTCCGCCTCGGTCTTCTCCTTGGCGGACTTGCGGATGGCAGAACCCTTCATCTGTTCGATGACTGCCTTGTTGGCGGCGTTCGCTTCGATCGCGAGCTTGCCCGGCAGCAGATAGTTGCGCCCGTAGCCGTCAGCGACTTTAACCACATCGCCACGGTGTCCGAGCTTGTTTACGTCTTCCTTCAGAATGACTTCCATTGCAGTTTCTCCGATTCCTGTCTGGCGTATCTCGTAGGCCAGCCTTGCGTGACTCGTAAAGCCCGGCTTGCGGGCAACTAGAAGCGTGCGGCAAAGGCAAGCAGGGCGATGTTGCGCGATTGCTTGATCGCCAGGCTCAGGCGGCGCTGGTGGCGTGTGCAAACACCGGTCAGGCGGCGCGGAACGATCTTGCCGCGCTCTGCCACGAAGCCCTGCAACAGGCGGACATCGCGGTAGGAGATGGCGTCGATCTTCTCGGTGCAGAACTTGCAGACCTTCTTGCGACGGAAGAACTTGCGGCCGCCAGGGCCGCCCGATCCGCCGGGACGGGGTGTGCGGGGAGCGCCTGCTCCGGGGCCGGAATGTCCCCCAGCGTGTGCGGGACGGGAGGATGGTGCCTGCTGCTCAGATGCTTGCGGTGTGCTGGTTTCGTCAGCCATGTGTGTTTCCTCTCAGATACGTTGTGCCTTCACCCGCTCCAGACCCGCGATGGAGTCTCTGAACACCCGGCCTGAAGGCCGAACGGAAGTGGGATCGAGCGATTCGTAGTACGTTGCGCGATGCGGCGACAAGCGGCATCGCAGATCTTGTGGCGCTGAAGCTAAACGGCAGCGTTCTCGGAAGGCGCCTCGGCGGCGACCGTCTCAGGAGCGGCTGCGGGAGCTTCCGTGGCGACCGTCTCGGGAGCGGCTACAGGAGCTTCCGGTGCGGCAACGGCATCCGGTGCGGCGGCAGGTGCCTGCGGTGCCTGAGCAACCGGCTGTGCGCTGCGCTTGACCTTGGAGTCGCGCAGGGCCT
It encodes:
- a CDS encoding fumarylacetoacetate hydrolase family protein, yielding MRLYRTQQGPYLLNDNFYYLIEDTSWDALITREDLHDFCRSVVERGERTKAFAYGTLLAPIENQEVWAAGVTYYRSRSARIEESKDAGGGDFYDRVYSAARPELFFKATGARVVGPNSNVKIRSDATWSVPEPELTLLISPKGTILGYTIGNDMSSRDIEGENPLYLPQAKVYDGSCALGPCILVNPEPLPAATRIAIQIVRNGETAFSGSTSLSELKRDPKTLVSFLFRDNSFPKGCFLMTGTGIVPPDSFTLASGDQIRIVIDPIGTLANDVG
- a CDS encoding ABC transporter permease, which translates into the protein MLFSEVVRLAIDSFRANKIRFLLTMLGMVIGSASIILVVTIGKTGKQYALNELTSIGPNKVEMQYVGGTIAGPNNTTTPDLMTYEDMNAVLEQVPDIVASSPMLEVHYNVGIGGGVTKDAMLLGVSPEYKKVRNLEVVAGRFFDDQDTVTRTKVAVIVEPFAKALFGSSAGAIAHNITVEGIPFVIIGVFKESVATFGLSEISEQTLLVPYPVARYFTGSDKVKEIFFTMRDPADVLPASKQILAIIKSRHRSSSAYFPFIMTGFLSIMAKIADMLTIVLSLAAGITLIVSGVGIMNSMLANVQARLKEIGIRKALGATSLEIRMQFLTEAVFLSLAGGLVGTVLGLALPLSVSLLTPYKIPISLWSAVIALGTSMLVGILFGTLPANRAAKLDPVQTLKYE
- the rplI gene encoding 50S ribosomal protein L9, translating into MEVILKEDVNKLGHRGDVVKVADGYGRNYLLPGKLAIEANAANKAVIEQMKGSAIRKSAKEKTEAEGLSNQLNEVELVFERKVGEHEHLFGSVTSGDIAHQLEEKGFKIDRRKISLEEPLKTIGEYHVPVKLHREVTSHIKVTVKGDQPEAEAVAAAE
- the rpsR gene encoding 30S ribosomal protein S18, with the translated sequence MADETSTPQASEQQAPSSRPAHAGGHSGPGAGAPRTPRPGGSGGPGGRKFFRRKKVCKFCTEKIDAISYRDVRLLQGFVAERGKIVPRRLTGVCTRHQRRLSLAIKQSRNIALLAFAARF